A window from Sediminispirochaeta bajacaliforniensis DSM 16054 encodes these proteins:
- a CDS encoding 3-deoxy-7-phosphoheptulonate synthase, whose amino-acid sequence MNENDQRINDLHIRSTVPLISPKELKWEYPLTPAIANTVIESRRIIKNIITGKDKRLLAVVGPCSIHDRNVAIDYAKRLKELADEVSDAIYVVMRVYFEKPRTTIGWRGLIVDPYLDGSYDIAYGLNLARQILLDIVSMGLPTGSEMLDPIVPQYIDDLVSWAAIGARTTESQTHRNLASGLSMPVGFKNGTSGSLELAVNAMQSAEQPASFIGIDQDGNTCILHTTGHDVCHLILRGGRSGPNYHEEDVEHAQRLLEEAGLLQAVFVDCSHANSGKRQVRQRRVLRSVIDQIVRGQDVIRGVMIESNIEEGCQDISDSPDELKYGISITDECVGWEETEDMLRTARKRLKEAH is encoded by the coding sequence TTGAACGAGAACGATCAGAGAATCAATGACCTTCACATTCGCTCTACGGTTCCTCTCATAAGTCCAAAAGAACTGAAGTGGGAGTACCCCTTAACCCCTGCGATTGCGAATACGGTCATTGAAAGCCGGCGAATCATTAAAAATATCATAACCGGGAAGGATAAACGGCTTTTAGCAGTCGTCGGCCCCTGCTCCATACACGACCGCAATGTCGCCATCGATTATGCAAAACGGCTTAAAGAGTTGGCCGATGAGGTTTCCGACGCTATCTATGTAGTGATGCGTGTCTATTTTGAAAAACCACGAACCACAATAGGATGGCGGGGCTTGATTGTTGATCCCTATCTCGACGGAAGCTATGACATTGCCTACGGTTTGAATCTTGCACGGCAGATTCTGCTTGATATTGTCTCGATGGGGCTGCCGACAGGAAGTGAAATGCTCGATCCTATTGTTCCCCAATACATTGATGATCTGGTCAGCTGGGCGGCCATCGGTGCACGGACCACCGAGAGCCAGACACACAGGAATCTTGCAAGCGGGCTATCGATGCCTGTGGGCTTTAAAAATGGTACCAGCGGCAGTCTCGAGCTTGCGGTCAATGCCATGCAATCGGCAGAACAGCCTGCAAGCTTCATCGGAATTGATCAGGATGGTAATACCTGTATTCTCCATACGACGGGGCATGACGTCTGCCATCTCATTCTGCGGGGCGGCAGGAGCGGCCCTAACTACCATGAAGAGGATGTCGAACATGCCCAGCGTCTTTTAGAGGAGGCGGGACTCCTTCAAGCGGTTTTTGTCGATTGCAGTCACGCAAATTCCGGCAAACGACAGGTACGGCAGCGCCGGGTACTCCGTTCTGTTATCGATCAGATTGTCAGAGGGCAGGATGTTATCCGCGGAGTGATGATCGAAAGCAATATCGAAGAGGGCTGCCAGGATATTTCCGACTCCCCCGATGAACTGAAATATGGAATTTCCATCACCGATGAATGTGTCGGCTGGGAAGAGACCGAAGATATGCTAAGAACGGCCAGAAAGAGGCTGAAGGAGGCACATTGA